From a single Paramisgurnus dabryanus chromosome 17, PD_genome_1.1, whole genome shotgun sequence genomic region:
- the LOC135735903 gene encoding adhesion G-protein coupled receptor F1-like isoform X1, with translation MTLCKGIVLLFLGLFCKVSVAAENSTQVYFFELEIESTAYNETYLSTLSPLNCANWTVSDIIVTANCTVGENSYSTQKNCSCTNEHRWSSDICETHKCCKNENCTLNVIDDAVCLPINTVIINGSTTFPSLNYGDLYDQNNKQTEKYDEIIKNITNELKSNFSTLPWFDSLVITGFRKGSLIVDYTVQVLSFFNINQLQNITGNLQSKLIIKGLVTINIANQQPVDIGTTATVTCTKQDDLGAVTWSLTNAQNKTTVITNGTEASLSSNNLSDTVTLSNISAVWKGLFTCEYTKWSIKLTASEPLDIALLPDIQGSSDPQFPDCTDQNQNVHVVIQCAILNNSENYTVSWNSSANLYDLTQQQTEYKEDKIYYKAEATIKCGDGNESLSTTCTFRNIRSQTKKNSSMTVDIPIIKSSSSFCVKQDDWPKTKGNYTAVLPCDNAAVGNRIKKCNNTIWQEEISNCVDPNLNKLYNDILKIGKGLGFIIENADSFFKRLQISTTFESIKAFANIDATVQILESMNSVSEVQSHQWNDTIVPDFVSAISNILNDTKYWKQTSNDNATSLSIKYLQSVENMMNNSNLSPTSSVNRSNVALKVCNSSDCNFFNVSVKTEQNVTVVVVAFRKLATNLPQTLNNKSVESEGIILSVTEVNGTDSTYLKMNFSDGQIRKHNHQMFCVYWDENQKEWSSDGCTWGGANNPTLCTCTHNSAFTIMMSKTAESLPYMEELTYVGLGISVVSLVLCILIEIMVWDTVVKSNISNFRHIALVNISVCLLFAYCAFLASAKPEQILPNWCMILTVVKQFCFLAAFFWMLCLSFVLLHQLIFVFEKLRKRVYLALSITVGYACPLLCVAVTVIQFGNGMEGEYFSKDTCWLVYQSTLKGSLFAFILPVGTVVVLNMFALFVVITKIATPTVSEAKARDEKDVAKSIIKTIVLLSPILGITWILGFFVFTLDLTQKPYAQIVNYAFTILNSLQGFFILFSNCFGEKKVREALLKRFRAKKSVNFTSESSTKVTSLVKK, from the exons ATGACATTGTGCAAAGGGATTGTGCTTCTTTTCCTGGGATtgttttgtaag GTTTCTGTGGCAGCAG AAAACTCGACTCAAGTTTACTTTTTTGAGCTTGAAATAGAGTCAACAGCATATAACGAAACATACCTCTCGACGTTGTCACCTTTAAATTGTGCAAATTGGACTGTCTCAGACATCATCGTTACAGCAA ACTGTACAGTGGGTGAAAATAGCTACAGCACACAAAAAAACTGTTCATGCACGAATGAACACAGATGGAGTTCAGATATATGTGAAACACACAAATGCTGCAAAAATGAGAACTGCACACTTAATGTCATAGATGATGCCGTGTGCCTGCCAATTAATACAG TGATTATCAATGGGTCGACTACCTTTCCAAGTCTTAATTATGGTGATTTATATgatcaaaacaacaaacaaacagagaagTACGACGAGATAATTAAGAATATAACCAATGAG CTCAAAAGTAATTTCAGCACACTGCCGTGGTTCGATTCACTGGTTATCACAGGattcag AAAAGGCAGTCTGATTGTGGATTATACGGTGCAAGTGCTTAGTTTCTTTAACATTAATCAACTTCAAAATATAACTGGCAACCTACAATCAAAACTAATAATAAAAG GACTCGTGACTATTAATATAGCTAATCAACAACCTGTTGATATTGGTACAACTGCTACTGTTACCTGTACGAAACAAGATGACCTGGGAGCTGTGACGTGGTCTTTGACAAATGCTCAGAATAAAACAACAGTAATCACCAATGGAACAGAAGCGAGCTTGAGCTCTAATAACTTAAGTGACACTGTTACTCTGAGTAACATTTCAGCAGTCTGGAAAG GACTGTTTACATGCGAGTATACAAAATGGTCCATAAAGCTTACGGCAAGTGAACCATTGGACATTGCACTTTTGCCAGACATACAAGGCAGTAGCGACCCCCAATTTCCTGATTGTACAGATCAAAACCAAAATGTGCACGTTGTAATTCAGTGTGCCATTTTAAACAACTCAGAAAATTACACTGTTTCATGGAACAGCTCAGCTAATCTCTATGATCTCACACAACAACAAACAG AGTACAAAGAAGACAAGATCTATTACAAAGCAGAAGCAACGATTAAATGTGGAGACGGAAATGAATCTCTAAGCACCACGTGTACCTTCAGAAACATCAGATCCCAGACAAAGAAGAACAGCTCAATGACTGTGGACATCCCTATCATTAAAA GTAGCTCATCATTCTGTGTCAAACAAGATGACTGGCCTAAGACTAAAGGTAACTACACGGCTGTTTTACCTTGTGATAACGCTGCTGTTGGCAATAGGATCAAAAAATGCAATAATACGATATGGCAGGAGGAAATCAGTAATTGTGTGGATCCGAATCTCAACAAACTTTATAATGACATACTG aaaataggTAAGGGACTGGGATTTATTATAGAAAATGCTGACAGTTTTTTCAAACGGTTACAAATATCAACAACTTTCGAAAGTATTAAGGCCTTTGCAAATATTGATGCAACTGTACAAATTCTGGAATCAATGAATAGCGTGTCTGAAGTGCAGTCACATCAATGGAACGACACCATCGTGCCT GATTTTGTAAGTGCTATAAGCAATATTTTGAACGACACCAAATACTGGAAACAAACATCAAATGATAATGCAACCAGTTTATCTATAAAATATCTCCAGAGTGTTGAGAATATGATGAACAACTCAAATCTGTCCCCCACTTCTTCCGTCAACCGTTCAAATGTCGCGCTGAAGGTCTGTAACTCCAGTGATTGCAACTTTTTCAATGTCAGCGTCAAAACAGAGCAAAACGTTACAGTTGTTGTAGTTGCATTTAGGAAACTTGCTACCAATTTACCACAAACCCTAAACAATAAGAGTGTTGAATCAGAAGGCATAATCTTGTCAGTTACAGAGGTAAATGGCACTGATTCCACTTATCTAAAGATGAACTTCAGTGATGGCCAAATAAGAAAACACAACCACCAAATGTTTTGCGTTTACTGGGATGAAAATCAAAAAGAGTGGTCAAGTGATGGCTGCACGTGGGGTGGTGCAAACAACCCGACACTCTGTACCTGTACGCACAACTCTGCTTTCACCATCATGATGTCCAAAACAGCAGAAAGTCTTCCGTATATGGAGGAACTGACCTACGTTGGCTTGGGAATTTCAGTGGTTTCGCTCGTGCTCTGTATACTGATTGAGATTATGGTGTGGGATACGGTCGTAAAATCAAACATCTCTAATTTTCGCCATATAGCCTTGGTCAACATCTCAGTTTGCCTGCTTTTTGCAtattgtgcatttttagcaTCAGCAAAACCAGAGCAAATCCTTCCAAACTGGTGCATGATACTTACAGTGGTGAAGCAGTTTTGTTTCTTGGCCGCCTTTTTCTGGATGTTGTGCTTGAGTTTTGTGCTCCTTCACCAgctaatatttgtttttgagaAGCTACGGAAAAGGGTCTATTTGGCGTTATCGATCACCGTTGGTTACGCCTGCCCATTATTGTGTGTGGCAGTGACCgtcattcagtttggcaatggTATGGAGGGCGAATACTTTTCAAAAGACACTTGCTGGCTAGTATATCAATCAACGTTGAAAGGTTCACTCTTTGCCTTTATTTTGCCGGTTGGTACCGTTGtggttttaaatatgtttgcaTTGTTTGTGGTCATCACAAAAATTGCAACGCCTACTGTGTCCGAGGCAAAAGCTCGGGATGAAAAGGATGTCGCCAAAAGCATAATTAAGACGATCGTTTTGCTGAGCCCTATCCTTGGAATAACATGGATTTTAGGATTTTTCGTGTTCACACTTGACCTTACACAAAAGCCATATGCCCAGATCGTGAATTACGCATTTACAATACTGAATTCCCTACAG GGATTTTTTATACTGTTTTCAAACTGCTTCGGAGAGAAAAAG GTTCGTGAAGCACTTTTAAAGCGTTTCAGGGCCAAG AAATCAGTGAATTTTACAAGCGAAAGCTCAACCAAAGTGACATCACTAGTAAAGAAATGA
- the slc5a6b gene encoding solute carrier family 5 member 6, with amino-acid sequence MASTDHKYFGIIDYVIFALLLVASMSIGLYYAFTGGRQRTTQEFLMADRNMKCLPLSLSLMATFQSAVAIIGTPAEIYANGTQYWFIGCSYILGLLIPAHIFIPLLYRLHLNSAYQYLELRFSKAVRVCGTVTFIFQMVIYMGIGIYTPALALNAVTGFHLWGTVLATGLVCTLYTALGGLKAVVWTDVFQTVVMFTGQLAVIIVGVQKAGGLSDVWVKVRAGGRISGIDFNPDPTVRHTFWTLGVGGVFLMLSLYGVNQAQVQRYLSSRTEKEAVMSCYMVFPCLQVALTLSCLMGLVMYACYVDESKLHFTSKDQMVLYFVMDMLQKFPGLPGLFVACLFSASLSTISSAFNSLATVTMVDLIKPHFSMTEAKATLVSKILALLYGIICLGMAYVVHLMNSSVLQAALSIFGMVGGPLLGLFCLGIFFPCANSIGAITGLAAGLVMAFWIGIGGFLTRMSIPVEGHQLNSTNTGLGVYENITITPATATIDSAQNQSSGPLGLHGLYSLSYMWYSALNSSIVILIGLIFSFMTGPTKINDVTAGTVYPVVANTKFFLLKLLKPSACCRSTPERKVDGLEEVNGNVKEESGRAEVRQTFLPSHPTSYVEHETSV; translated from the exons ATGGCTTCCACAGATCACAAATACTTTGGCATTATCGATTATGTGATATTTGCTCTGCTGTTGGTTGCCTCCATGTCCATCGGGCTGTACTACGCCTTCACCGGAGGGCGTCAGAGAACCACGCAGGAGTTTTTAATGGCTGATCGAAACATGAAGTGCCTgcctctctctctgtctctcatgGCCACCTTCCAGTCGGCCGTGGCCATCATTGGCACACCTGCCGAAATCTACGCCAATGGCACGCAGTACTGGTTTATTGGCTGCTCTTATATCCTGGGACTCCTGATACCGGCACACATTTTCATTCCTTTGTTGTACAGGCTTCATCTCAACAGTGCCTACCAG TATTTGGAGCTACGATTTAGCAAAGCCGTGCGTGTGTGTGGCAcagttacgtttatttttcaGATG GTCATTTATATGGGTATCGGCATCTACACACCTGCTCTTGCACTGAATGcag TCACAGGTTTTCATTTATGGGGAACAGTTCTGGCCACCGGATTAGTGTGCACTCTTTATACAGCACTA GGTGGCCTGAAGGCAGTGGTCTGGACTGATGTGTTTCAGACGGTGGTGATGTTCACCGGTCAGCTGGCCGTCATCATTGTGGGCGTACAGAAGGCCGGCGGTCTGTCTGATGTCTGGGTTAAAGTCAGAGCTGGCGGTCGTATCTCAGGGATTGA TTTTAATCCAGACCCAACGGTGAGACACACGTTTTGGACGTTAGGGGTTGGAGGAGTGTTCCTGATGCTCTCTCTGTATGGAGTGAACCAGGCGCAGGTTCAGCGCTACCTCAGCTCTCGCACGGAAAAAGAAGCTGTGAT GTCGTGCTATATGGTATTTCCTTGTCTTCAGGTGGCTTTAACGCTCAGTTGTTTAATGGGACTGGTCATGTATGCTTGTTACGTTGATGAATCAAAGCTTCACTTCACGTCTAAAGATCAG ATGGTCCTTTACTTTGTTATGGACATGCTGCAAAAATTTCCTGGACTGCCTGGATTGTTTGTGGCATGTTTGTTTAGTGCATCTCTAAG TACAATATCCTCAGCATTTAATTCGTTGGCCACCGTGACTATGGTGGATCTCATTAAACCCCATTTCTCTATGACCGAAGCCAAAGCTACTCTGGTATCCAAGATTCTGG CTTTATTATATGGGATCATATGTCTTGGTATGGCCTATGTGGTCCATTTGATGAACAGTTCTGTTTTACAG GCAGCTCTCAGTATTTTTGGGATGGTTGGGGGGCCTCTGCTCGGACTCTTCTGTCTTGGAATCTTCTTCCCGTGTGCTAATAGCATT GGAGCTATAACAGGACTCGCTGCAGGTCTGGTCATGGCCTTTTGGATTGGTATTGGTGGATTTTTGACTCGGATGTCCATCCCTGTTGAAGGTCATCAACTAAACTCTACTAACACAGGACTGGGTGTTTATGAGAACATCACCATCACACCTGCGACTGCCACCATAGATTCTGCCCAGAATCAAAGCAG tGGACCTTTAGGACTGCATGGGCTCTACTCTCTCTCATACATGTGGTACAGTGCGCTCAACTCCTCCATCGTGATACTCATTGGACTCATTTTTAGCTTCATGACAG GCCcaactaaaataaatgatgtcACCGCCGGCACAGTTTATCCTGTGGTGGCCAACACAAAATTCTTTCTGCTAAAGCTTTTGAAGCCGAGCGCTTGCTGTAGATCGACTCCTGAACGCAAG GTCGATGGACTTGAAGAAGTTAACGGCAATGTAAAGGAGGAATCGGGTAGAGCAGAAGTGAGACAAACATTTTTGCCGTCTCACCCGACATCATACGTGGAGCACGAGACATCGGTCTAG
- the LOC135735915 gene encoding ankyrin repeat domain-containing protein 66-like isoform X2, which yields MTELHQAAAVGDVDLVEEIIQKKSCDPNHKDTDWNQKTALHWAASKGQTEVVRILMENGARACLRTDDGWTPAHFAAESGRLAVLRLLHSLHAPIDKEDSSGDKPVRIAEIYGHEDCVHFLKKAEVESRNYYQMAKLNGLTIDDTDEEWQQEREANNAE from the exons atgactgAGTTGCATCAGGCAGCAGCTGTTGGAGATGTTGATCTTGTGGAGGAAATTATACAAAAGAAATCATGTGACCCCAATCACAAAGACACAGACTGGAATCAGAAGACGGCGCTTCACTGGGCTGCATCCAAAG GCCAAACAGAGGTGGTTAGGATACTGATGGAGAATGGAGCGAGGGCTTGTTTGAGGACTGACGATGGATGGACGCCCGCACACTTTGCAGCAGAATCTGGAAGACTAGCAGTATTGCGACTTCTGCATTCCCTCCACGCCCCCATAGACAAAGAGGATTCATCCGGGGACAAACCTGTCAGGATTGCTGAAATCTATGGACATGAAGACTGTGTTCATTTTCTAAAAAa GGCGGAGGTTGAGAGCAGAAACTATTATCAGATGGCAAAGTTAAACGGGCTGACTATAGATGACACTGATGAGGAATGGCAACAGGAAAGAGAAGCTAATAATGCTGAATAA
- the cenpo gene encoding centromere protein O, translating to MNDQTEQGVLSHLMALERGGLAQQDQHQSERLEMLKVTAVALRTKRDELKHQVHDIKILRDKMKNDLPLDDSSDGSVEVQRSLLNSWRMQLKDLQLAHHLIGGYDLVECKDGRSICVSFHTGFEGVYLDTYNMELDVSRTVHISRHNVPPSIPLERLVKQNLQTDLKAFLQTLSQYLNALAARRQQISLIKELVGSVEIMESNQLCNILVLMCKAQGETCVAVLCTLEYRDLTHYLPTHVCIESEDKTLSESEQWQDNRMLFLESPAHTALLTMKRMESIV from the exons ATGAATGACCAGACAGAACAAG gtGTCCTGAGTCATTTGATGGCTCTGGAGAGGGGAGGTTTGGCACAGCAGGACCAACATCAGTCTGAAAGATTAGAAATGCTTAAAGTCACAGCTGTTGCCCTCCGTACCAAAAGAGATGAGCTCAAGCATCAGGTTCATGACATCAAG ATTCTGCGAGATAAAATGAAAAACGATCTTCCTTTGGATGACAGTTCTGATGGTTCTGTAGAGGTACAGAGGTCTTTGTTAAACTCTTGGCGAATGCAGTTAAAAGACCTTCAGCTTGCCCATCACTTAATTG gTGGTTATGATCTGGTTGAATGTAAAGATGGAAGAAGCATTTGTGTGAGTTTTCACACAGGATTTGAGGGTGTGTACTTGGACACGTATAACATGGAGTTGGATGTGAGTCGTACCGTGCACATCTCTCGCCATAACGTCCCCCCTTCAATCCCACTCGAGAGACTCGTCAAACAGAACCTGCAGACAGACCTCAAAGCTTTTCTGCAAACGCTTAGCCAGTATCTCAACGCTTTAGCCGCTCGCAGACAGCAGATCTCCCTTATCAAG GAGCTGGTTGGTTCTGTGGAGATCATGGAGAGCAATCAGTTGTGTAACATCCTAGTACTGATGTGTAAAGCTCAAGGCGAGACGTGTGTGGCTGTTTTGTGCACGCTGGAGTACAGAGATCTCACACATTATCTCCCAACACATGTCTGCATTGAGAGTGAAG ACAAAACACTGTCAGAATCTGAGCAGTGGCAGGATAACCGGATGCTGTTCCTGGAGTCTCCAGCACACACTGCTCTATTGACAATGAAAAGGATGGAGAGCATTGTTTAA
- the LOC135735915 gene encoding ankyrin repeat domain-containing protein 66-like isoform X1, translating into MTELHQAAAVGDVDLVEEIIQKKSCDPNHKDTDWNQKTALHWAASKGRSSNFRLKHLCQTEVVRILMENGARACLRTDDGWTPAHFAAESGRLAVLRLLHSLHAPIDKEDSSGDKPVRIAEIYGHEDCVHFLKKAEVESRNYYQMAKLNGLTIDDTDEEWQQEREANNAE; encoded by the exons atgactgAGTTGCATCAGGCAGCAGCTGTTGGAGATGTTGATCTTGTGGAGGAAATTATACAAAAGAAATCATGTGACCCCAATCACAAAGACACAGACTGGAATCAGAAGACGGCGCTTCACTGGGCTGCATCCAAAGGCAGGTCTTCAAACTTCAGACTTAAGCATTTAT GCCAAACAGAGGTGGTTAGGATACTGATGGAGAATGGAGCGAGGGCTTGTTTGAGGACTGACGATGGATGGACGCCCGCACACTTTGCAGCAGAATCTGGAAGACTAGCAGTATTGCGACTTCTGCATTCCCTCCACGCCCCCATAGACAAAGAGGATTCATCCGGGGACAAACCTGTCAGGATTGCTGAAATCTATGGACATGAAGACTGTGTTCATTTTCTAAAAAa GGCGGAGGTTGAGAGCAGAAACTATTATCAGATGGCAAAGTTAAACGGGCTGACTATAGATGACACTGATGAGGAATGGCAACAGGAAAGAGAAGCTAATAATGCTGAATAA
- the LOC135735903 gene encoding adhesion G-protein coupled receptor F1-like isoform X2, with protein MTLCKGIVLLFLGLFCKVSVAAENSTQVYFFELEIESTAYNETYLSTLSPLNCANWTVSDIIVTANCTVGENSYSTQKNCSCTNEHRWSSDICETHKCCKNENCTLNVIDDAVCLPINTVIINGSTTFPSLNYGDLYDQNNKQTEKYDEIIKNITNELKSNFSTLPWFDSLVITGFRKGSLIVDYTVQVLSFFNINQLQNITGNLQSKLIIKGLVTINIANQQPVDIGTTATVTCTKQDDLGAVTWSLTNAQNKTTVITNGTEASLSSNNLSDTVTLSNISAVWKGLFTCEYTKWSIKLTASEPLDIALLPDIQGSSDPQFPDCTDQNQNVHVVIQCAILNNSENYTVSWNSSANLYDLTQQQTEYKEDKIYYKAEATIKCGDGNESLSTTCTFRNIRSQTKKNSSMTVDIPIIKSNSSFCVKQDDWPKTKGNYTAVLPCDNAAVGNRIKKCNNTIWQEEISNCVDPNLNKLYNDILKIGKGLGFIIENADSFFKRLQISTTFESIKAFANIDATVQILESMNSVSEVQSHQWNDTIVPDFVSAISNILNDTKYWKQTSNDNATSLSIKYLQSVENMMNNSNLSPTSSVNRSNVALKVCNSSDCNFFNVSVKTEQNVTVVVVAFRKLATNLPQTLNNKSVESEGIILSVTEVNGTDSTYLKMNFSDGQIRKHNHQMFCVYWDENQKEWSSDGCTWGGANNPTLCTCTHNSAFTIMMSKTAESLPYMEELTYVGLGISVVSLVLCILIEIMVWDTVVKSNISNFRHIALVNISVCLLFAYCAFLASAKPEQILPNWCMILTVVKQFCFLAAFFWMLCLSFVLLHQLIFVFEKLRKRVYLALSITVGYACPLLCVAVTVIQFGNGMEGEYFSKDTCWLVYQSTLKGSLFAFILPVGTVVVLNMFALFVVITKIATPTVSEAKARDEKDVAKSIIKTIVLLSPILGITWILGFFVFTLDLTQKPYAQIVNYAFTILNSLQGFFILFSNCFGEKKVREALLKRFRAKKSVNFTSESSTKVTSLVKK; from the exons ATGACATTGTGCAAAGGGATTGTGCTTCTTTTCCTGGGATtgttttgtaag GTTTCTGTGGCAGCAG AAAACTCGACTCAAGTTTACTTTTTTGAGCTTGAAATAGAGTCAACAGCATATAACGAAACATACCTCTCGACGTTGTCACCTTTAAATTGTGCAAATTGGACTGTCTCAGACATCATCGTTACAGCAA ACTGTACAGTGGGTGAAAATAGCTACAGCACACAAAAAAACTGTTCATGCACGAATGAACACAGATGGAGTTCAGATATATGTGAAACACACAAATGCTGCAAAAATGAGAACTGCACACTTAATGTCATAGATGATGCCGTGTGCCTGCCAATTAATACAG TGATTATCAATGGGTCGACTACCTTTCCAAGTCTTAATTATGGTGATTTATATgatcaaaacaacaaacaaacagagaagTACGACGAGATAATTAAGAATATAACCAATGAG CTCAAAAGTAATTTCAGCACACTGCCGTGGTTCGATTCACTGGTTATCACAGGattcag AAAAGGCAGTCTGATTGTGGATTATACGGTGCAAGTGCTTAGTTTCTTTAACATTAATCAACTTCAAAATATAACTGGCAACCTACAATCAAAACTAATAATAAAAG GACTCGTGACTATTAATATAGCTAATCAACAACCTGTTGATATTGGTACAACTGCTACTGTTACCTGTACGAAACAAGATGACCTGGGAGCTGTGACGTGGTCTTTGACAAATGCTCAGAATAAAACAACAGTAATCACCAATGGAACAGAAGCGAGCTTGAGCTCTAATAACTTAAGTGACACTGTTACTCTGAGTAACATTTCAGCAGTCTGGAAAG GACTGTTTACATGCGAGTATACAAAATGGTCCATAAAGCTTACGGCAAGTGAACCATTGGACATTGCACTTTTGCCAGACATACAAGGCAGTAGCGACCCCCAATTTCCTGATTGTACAGATCAAAACCAAAATGTGCACGTTGTAATTCAGTGTGCCATTTTAAACAACTCAGAAAATTACACTGTTTCATGGAACAGCTCAGCTAATCTCTATGATCTCACACAACAACAAACAG AGTACAAAGAAGACAAGATCTATTACAAAGCAGAAGCAACGATTAAATGTGGAGACGGAAATGAATCTCTAAGCACCACGTGTACCTTCAGAAACATCAGATCCCAGACAAAGAAGAACAGCTCAATGACTGTGGACATCCCTATCATTAAAAGTAA CTCATCATTCTGTGTCAAACAAGATGACTGGCCTAAGACTAAAGGTAACTACACGGCTGTTTTACCTTGTGATAACGCTGCTGTTGGCAATAGGATCAAAAAATGCAATAATACGATATGGCAGGAGGAAATCAGTAATTGTGTGGATCCGAATCTCAACAAACTTTATAATGACATACTG aaaataggTAAGGGACTGGGATTTATTATAGAAAATGCTGACAGTTTTTTCAAACGGTTACAAATATCAACAACTTTCGAAAGTATTAAGGCCTTTGCAAATATTGATGCAACTGTACAAATTCTGGAATCAATGAATAGCGTGTCTGAAGTGCAGTCACATCAATGGAACGACACCATCGTGCCT GATTTTGTAAGTGCTATAAGCAATATTTTGAACGACACCAAATACTGGAAACAAACATCAAATGATAATGCAACCAGTTTATCTATAAAATATCTCCAGAGTGTTGAGAATATGATGAACAACTCAAATCTGTCCCCCACTTCTTCCGTCAACCGTTCAAATGTCGCGCTGAAGGTCTGTAACTCCAGTGATTGCAACTTTTTCAATGTCAGCGTCAAAACAGAGCAAAACGTTACAGTTGTTGTAGTTGCATTTAGGAAACTTGCTACCAATTTACCACAAACCCTAAACAATAAGAGTGTTGAATCAGAAGGCATAATCTTGTCAGTTACAGAGGTAAATGGCACTGATTCCACTTATCTAAAGATGAACTTCAGTGATGGCCAAATAAGAAAACACAACCACCAAATGTTTTGCGTTTACTGGGATGAAAATCAAAAAGAGTGGTCAAGTGATGGCTGCACGTGGGGTGGTGCAAACAACCCGACACTCTGTACCTGTACGCACAACTCTGCTTTCACCATCATGATGTCCAAAACAGCAGAAAGTCTTCCGTATATGGAGGAACTGACCTACGTTGGCTTGGGAATTTCAGTGGTTTCGCTCGTGCTCTGTATACTGATTGAGATTATGGTGTGGGATACGGTCGTAAAATCAAACATCTCTAATTTTCGCCATATAGCCTTGGTCAACATCTCAGTTTGCCTGCTTTTTGCAtattgtgcatttttagcaTCAGCAAAACCAGAGCAAATCCTTCCAAACTGGTGCATGATACTTACAGTGGTGAAGCAGTTTTGTTTCTTGGCCGCCTTTTTCTGGATGTTGTGCTTGAGTTTTGTGCTCCTTCACCAgctaatatttgtttttgagaAGCTACGGAAAAGGGTCTATTTGGCGTTATCGATCACCGTTGGTTACGCCTGCCCATTATTGTGTGTGGCAGTGACCgtcattcagtttggcaatggTATGGAGGGCGAATACTTTTCAAAAGACACTTGCTGGCTAGTATATCAATCAACGTTGAAAGGTTCACTCTTTGCCTTTATTTTGCCGGTTGGTACCGTTGtggttttaaatatgtttgcaTTGTTTGTGGTCATCACAAAAATTGCAACGCCTACTGTGTCCGAGGCAAAAGCTCGGGATGAAAAGGATGTCGCCAAAAGCATAATTAAGACGATCGTTTTGCTGAGCCCTATCCTTGGAATAACATGGATTTTAGGATTTTTCGTGTTCACACTTGACCTTACACAAAAGCCATATGCCCAGATCGTGAATTACGCATTTACAATACTGAATTCCCTACAG GGATTTTTTATACTGTTTTCAAACTGCTTCGGAGAGAAAAAG GTTCGTGAAGCACTTTTAAAGCGTTTCAGGGCCAAG AAATCAGTGAATTTTACAAGCGAAAGCTCAACCAAAGTGACATCACTAGTAAAGAAATGA